Within the Ochrobactrum sp. Marseille-Q0166 genome, the region AAATTGGCTGCGGCGGCAAGGGGGCAAATCAGGCTGTTGCAGCTGCACGCCTCGGTGCCGATGTGATGATGGTAACGCGAGTTGGCGATGACGTCTTTGCCGATAATACGATCCGCAATCTCAATAGCTTTGGCGTCGATACGCGACACGTTCTCAAAGTATCGGGCAAGTCGAGCGGTGTAGCCCCCATCTTCGTCGGACCTTCAGGCGAAAACTCAATCCTGATCGTCAAAGGTGCCAATGCAGACCTCCTGCCCGCCGAAGTCGATAAGGCTGCCGATGATCTGAAGGAATGCGGCCTGATCCTCATGCAGATGGAAGTGCCGGTCGAGACCGTCTACCACACAATCGCTTTTGCCGCTGAAAATGGTATCGAAACCATTTTGAACCCCGCTCCTGCGGCGGCTGATCTTGATCCTGAGCGTATCCGGCAAGTGACCTTCCTCGTGCCCAACGAGAGCGAGCTTGCTCTTTTGTCTGGCCTTCCAACCAGCACGGATGATGAGATTGTCGTTGCCGCTCGCTCGTTGATTGCGCGCGGTATTCGCACGGTCATCGTGACACTGGGCGGACGTGGCGCACGCATGATTACCGCAACTGAGATCGTCAATATCCCGCCGGTCAAAGTCACACCGAAAGATACGACAGGCGCAGGCGATGCTTTTATCGGCTCGTTTGCACGCTTTTATGCAGAGACGGGCGATGTGGAAGCAGCCCTTCGCAAAGCCTCCCTTTATGCCGCTCATTCCATCACCCGACCCGGCACTCAAAAGGCTTATGCCAGTGCCGATGAATTTGAAACGTTCTGCCGTGACCACGCGCCTTTGATCGAACGCGCCTAAGTGCTCTTGAACGTCAACAAACCTCACAGACGGACAATACAATGACCGAAACCCTTCCCTGCAATAATGGCACGCCGCTCAAGCCTGAATGGTTTGAAGATGTTGTCGTGAACCGCAGCGCCTCGGAACGTCGCGCTGCAACGCTGCCAGCGCGACGTTCGATCAAGAAAGAATATCAGGCAGCATGGCTTATCCGTGCAATCCAGTGCATCGACCTGACGACGCTTGCCGGTGATGATACTGCCGGACGCGTGCGCAGGCTTTGTGCCAAAGCGCGCCGCCCCGTGCGCGATGACATTCTTGAAGCCCTCGGCCTGCTTGATGCCGGTATAACCACCGGCGCAGTCTGTGTTTATCCGACCATGGTGTCCCATGCAGTCAAAGCACTGGAAGGCTCCGGCATTCCCGTAGCCTCTGTGGCAACAGGTTTTCCGGCAGGCCTGACACCTTTGCCATTGCGCCTTGCTGAAATCACCTATGCGGTTGAGCAAGGTGCGCACGAAATCGACATCGTCATTACCCGCGAGCATGTGCTGACACAAAACTGGTCGGCGCTTTATGACGAAATTGCCGCCATGCGCGAAGCCTGTGGCGAGGCGCATATGAAGGCCATTCTCGCAACCGGTGATCTCAACACGCTCACCAATGTTTATCGCGCTTCGATGGTTGCAATGCAGGCGGGTTCTGACTTCATCAAGACCTCGACCGGCAAGGAAGATGTCAACGCGACGCTGCCCGTCAGCCTTACCATGGTGCGGGCATTGCGGGATTATGGCGAGCTATCCGGGCAGATCGTCGGATTCAAGCCTGCGGGTGGTCTCAAGACCGCCAAGGACGCACTTGCTTGGCTCACACTCATGAAAGAAGAGCTCGGCAATCGCTGGCTTGAACCCGATCTTTTCCGCATCGGCGCATCATCGATGCTCGGCGATATTGAACGACAATTAGAGCACTTCGTGACCGGACGCTATTCAAGCGCCAATCGTCACGCCGCTGCTTAAACTTGGCATTTCGCATTCT harbors:
- the rbsK gene encoding ribokinase; translated protein: MTRKIGVVGSNMVDLITYVNRMPGPGETLEAPTFEIGCGGKGANQAVAAARLGADVMMVTRVGDDVFADNTIRNLNSFGVDTRHVLKVSGKSSGVAPIFVGPSGENSILIVKGANADLLPAEVDKAADDLKECGLILMQMEVPVETVYHTIAFAAENGIETILNPAPAAADLDPERIRQVTFLVPNESELALLSGLPTSTDDEIVVAARSLIARGIRTVIVTLGGRGARMITATEIVNIPPVKVTPKDTTGAGDAFIGSFARFYAETGDVEAALRKASLYAAHSITRPGTQKAYASADEFETFCRDHAPLIERA
- the deoC gene encoding deoxyribose-phosphate aldolase, with protein sequence MTETLPCNNGTPLKPEWFEDVVVNRSASERRAATLPARRSIKKEYQAAWLIRAIQCIDLTTLAGDDTAGRVRRLCAKARRPVRDDILEALGLLDAGITTGAVCVYPTMVSHAVKALEGSGIPVASVATGFPAGLTPLPLRLAEITYAVEQGAHEIDIVITREHVLTQNWSALYDEIAAMREACGEAHMKAILATGDLNTLTNVYRASMVAMQAGSDFIKTSTGKEDVNATLPVSLTMVRALRDYGELSGQIVGFKPAGGLKTAKDALAWLTLMKEELGNRWLEPDLFRIGASSMLGDIERQLEHFVTGRYSSANRHAAA